One genomic region from Diachasmimorpha longicaudata isolate KC_UGA_2023 chromosome 18, iyDiaLong2, whole genome shotgun sequence encodes:
- the LOC135171048 gene encoding uncharacterized protein LOC135171048 has translation MSDDNTSISQAVIPLREVNLAAGSDRVKAPVADAGSLDSGKSQTSLSTKVDHLAENATSGAGLQTRQQKDQTEWHQARDRLERLIVDLHEFVKPKKNIHTEIKTKATAVVNAFRRLKALDELRRQHLVPELGVTGYIPVYPRPRIDSETTMMDSEVEDSSVSQSNREVRRAVRRKRSKDSPETSGKQPKKVKQQLPVNTTVPPTVLSDQPIWTTVTGKKKRKEKRQQTGKLSPKQLSDKKKGDRKKRKTPSKRAVRPDALIVRPNDKTKYADILRRVKKDVSSEDAIGCVDKIRRTATGDMLIILSKKTTDGAPKLRAAIAEVLKDEAAVSSKGPQEDLEIKDLDDITTKDDVIAALQAVAGADYEIKADVVKSLRRAYGGTQTASVRLEAATAEKILGEHGKIKIGWVNCRVRRVECPLKCFKCWQYGHLAIRCKSTVDRSKLCVKCAEERHKVKDCNNEPRCALCTEKDDSKNCAHVAGSSRCPTYREALRDLSNKRR, from the coding sequence ATGAGTGATGATAACACAAGTATATCCCAGGCGGTAATCCCTCTACGAGAGGTAAATCTCGCCGCTGGTTCCGATCGGGTGAAAGCCCCGGTGGCCGACGCTGGCTCCTTGGATTCTGGGAAGAGCCAAACATCACTGAGCACTAAGGTGGACCACTTGGCCGAAAATGCTACAAGTGGAGCAGGGTTGCAGACTCGTCAACAGAAGGATCAGACCGAATGGCATCAGGCTCGTGATCGCCTTGAGAGGCTCATCGTAGACCTGCATGAGTTCGTCAAGCCGAAGAAAAACATCCATACGGAGATCAAAACCAAGGCAACAGCCGTGGTGAATGCCTTCAGAAGACTAAAGGCCTTGGACGAACTCCGTAGGCAACACCTCGTTCCTGAGTTGGGAGTGACAGGATACATACCTGTATATCCGCGTCCACGAATCGACTCGGAAACGACGATGATGGATTCGGAAGTAGAGGACTCGAGTGTCTCACAATCGAATCGAGAGGTTCGCCGTGCAGTCCGAAGGAAGCGATCCAAAGATTCGCCTGAGACTAGCGGGAAGCAACCAAAGAAGGTGAAGCAACAGCTTCCAGTCAACACGACTGTGCCACCTACCGTACTGTCTGATCAGCCCATATGGACAACGGTGACAGGcaaaaagaagagaaaagaaaagagGCAGCAGACGGGAAAGCTCTCACCAAAACAGCTCTCCGATAAGAAGAAAGGCGACAGGAAAAAGCGGAAGACTCCCTCGAAACGAGCGGTGAGACCTGATGCTCTGATTGTTCGCCCTAACGATAAGACGAAATATGCGGATATACTTCGTCGCGTTAAGAAGGATGTATCCTCCGAGGACGCTATTGGTTGCGTTGACAAGATCCGTCGCACGGCAACAGGAGATATGCTCATCATCCTGAGCAAGAAGACGACTGACGGAGCGCCGAAGCTGCGAGCGGCGATCGCCGAAGTCCTCAAAGACGAGGCGGCTGTGAGCAGTAAGGGGCCCCAGGAGGATCTCGAGATCAAAGACCTCGACGACATTACAACGAAGGACGATGTCATCGCGGCCCTGCAAGCAGTGGCGGGGGCGGATTACGAGATCAAGGCGGATGTGGTCAAGTCTCTTCGTAGAGCATATGGCGGGACCCAGACTGCCTCAGTGAGACTCGAAGCTGCTACAGCGGAGAAGATCCTGGGGGAGCACGGGAAGATCAAAATAGGCTGGGTGAACTGCCGGGTGAGAAGGGTGGAGTGCCCGCTCAAGTGCTTTAAGTGCTGGCAATATGGACACCTCGCCATCCGATGTAAGAGCACAGTTGACCGTTCGAAACTCTGTGTCAAGTGCGCGGAGGAAAGACACAAGGTCAAGGACTGCAACAATGAGCCAAGGTGTGCCCTGTGCACGGAAAAAGACGACTCGAAGAACTGTGCTCATGTCGCCGGTAGCAGCAGATGCCCAACGTACAGGGAGGCACTCCGGGACCTCAGCAACAAAAGGCGATAG